Proteins co-encoded in one Bacillus sp. FSL H8-0547 genomic window:
- a CDS encoding patatin family protein, protein MLVSSGLVLEGGGMRGVYTAGVLEYFMEKELYFPYVIGVSAGACMGASYVSRQKGRNKTVNIEYVSHPQYLSLGNYIRHKQLFGMDFIFDEIPNKLVPFHYDAFLKSDQTFKVGTTDCVTGEAVYYEKNDVEMDILTLLRASSSLPFIAPMIEYKGRKLLDGGIADSIPVKKSEEDGNVRNVVILTRNADYRKKKSSMEWMVRRTFKQYPLLADAMLARYKQYNSTLDYIEEQEQKGNVFVIRPSQKLEVDRIERNPVKLERLYNQGIRDAENQFEQLTDWLKPHHVLV, encoded by the coding sequence ATTTTGGTCTCATCAGGACTTGTCCTAGAAGGAGGAGGCATGCGCGGCGTCTATACCGCTGGCGTGCTTGAATATTTTATGGAAAAAGAATTATATTTTCCTTATGTTATTGGAGTCTCGGCAGGAGCATGCATGGGGGCTTCTTACGTTTCGAGGCAAAAAGGAAGAAACAAAACCGTAAACATCGAATACGTCAGCCACCCTCAGTATCTGTCCCTTGGAAATTATATCAGACATAAGCAGCTGTTTGGGATGGATTTTATATTCGATGAAATTCCAAATAAACTCGTTCCTTTTCATTACGATGCTTTTTTAAAAAGTGATCAGACATTTAAAGTGGGAACGACTGATTGTGTCACAGGAGAAGCTGTCTACTATGAGAAAAATGACGTCGAAATGGATATTCTGACGCTGCTGCGGGCATCCAGCTCTCTTCCGTTTATAGCTCCCATGATTGAGTACAAAGGAAGAAAGCTGCTTGACGGAGGAATTGCCGACTCCATTCCGGTTAAAAAGTCTGAAGAGGACGGAAATGTGAGGAATGTTGTTATCCTTACGAGAAATGCAGATTACCGGAAGAAAAAAAGCAGCATGGAGTGGATGGTCAGAAGGACGTTTAAACAGTACCCGCTCCTTGCAGATGCTATGCTGGCACGCTACAAGCAATACAACAGCACCCTTGACTATATTGAAGAACAAGAGCAAAAGGGGAACGTATTTGTCATCCGGCCATCCCAAAAACTTGAAGTGGACAGAATCGAGCGTAACCCTGTCAAGCTCGAAAGACTTTACAATCAGGGAATTAGGGATGCCGAAAATCAGTTTGAGCAGCTGACGGACTGGCTTAAACCCCATCACGTTCTTGTCTGA
- a CDS encoding SDR family oxidoreductase produces the protein MNVLIAGANGTTGRLLIEQIAKEGEHRAIAMVRDPKQEPELEKLGAQTVVGDLEGDVSHAIHLADAVIFAAGSGSKTGPDKTISVDQEGAKNLIDEAKKHGIKHFVMLSSMGTDNPAAGPSDMEQYFMAKAIADEYLRGSDLSYTIVRPGALTDERGTGKIEAADKINQTEGRSIPREDVAAVLIAALTKDELKNKTFEILSGETEIDEALSKVYS, from the coding sequence ATGAATGTACTTATAGCTGGAGCAAATGGAACAACAGGAAGACTTCTAATCGAACAAATTGCAAAAGAAGGCGAGCATCGGGCGATTGCCATGGTGCGCGACCCAAAACAGGAGCCGGAGCTTGAAAAGCTAGGTGCCCAAACGGTCGTCGGTGACCTTGAAGGAGACGTTTCCCACGCCATACATCTTGCCGATGCGGTTATTTTTGCAGCGGGCTCAGGGTCAAAAACAGGACCTGATAAAACAATCTCAGTCGATCAGGAAGGAGCCAAAAACCTGATTGATGAAGCAAAAAAACATGGAATCAAACATTTTGTCATGCTTAGTTCAATGGGTACAGACAACCCGGCTGCAGGACCATCAGATATGGAGCAGTATTTCATGGCTAAAGCGATAGCGGATGAGTACCTGCGAGGTTCAGATTTGTCCTATACAATCGTAAGGCCCGGCGCTCTTACTGATGAACGCGGCACAGGCAAAATTGAAGCTGCGGATAAAATTAACCAAACAGAAGGAAGAAGCATTCCAAGAGAAGACGTGGCAGCTGTCCTCATTGCAGCCCTTACAAAAGACGAACTTAAAAATAAGACATTTGAAATCCTCTCAGGGGAAACGGAGATTGATGAAGCTCTGTCAAAAGTCTATTCGTAA
- a CDS encoding DUF2187 family protein: MKIAKVGNVIEFRDGLRGIVEKVNENSVIVDLTYMENFRDLDLERRTVVNHKNYKIVKEQLH; this comes from the coding sequence ATGAAAATCGCTAAAGTAGGCAATGTGATTGAATTCAGAGACGGTTTACGCGGAATCGTAGAGAAAGTTAATGAAAATTCAGTGATTGTAGACTTGACGTATATGGAGAATTTCCGTGATTTGGATCTTGAAAGACGTACGGTCGTCAATCATAAAAATTATAAAATCGTGAAAGAACAGCTTCACTAA